A window of the Desulfovibrio oxyclinae DSM 11498 genome harbors these coding sequences:
- a CDS encoding LysM peptidoglycan-binding domain-containing protein — translation MKKLLLLAVACMMIFAWGCSKKVNPEPEVVVVEEETTIVEEEVVVDPMAVYKSQYDSLPTTHTVTKGECLWWIAEYKQVYNDPFMWPLIFKANRGQIDNPDLIYPGQQFEIPRYGFTLDEVKQARKEAGAPWKDLEPGPDAWVPAEMRAALGYSF, via the coding sequence ATGAAGAAACTGCTGCTGCTTGCAGTCGCCTGCATGATGATTTTTGCATGGGGCTGTTCCAAAAAGGTCAACCCCGAGCCGGAAGTGGTCGTGGTTGAAGAAGAAACCACAATTGTCGAAGAAGAAGTGGTCGTGGATCCGATGGCCGTGTACAAATCCCAGTACGACAGCCTGCCGACCACCCACACCGTGACCAAGGGTGAGTGCCTGTGGTGGATCGCCGAGTACAAGCAGGTGTACAACGATCCCTTCATGTGGCCCCTCATCTTCAAGGCCAACCGCGGTCAGATCGACAATCCGGACCTGATCTACCCCGGCCAGCAGTTCGAAATTCCGCGCTACGGCTTCACCCTCGACGAAGTGAAGCAGGCCCGCAAGGAAGCCGGCGCTCCGTGGAAGGACCTTGAGCCCGGCCCGGACGCCTGGGTGCCCGCTGAAATGCGCGCCGCCCTCGGCTACAGCTTCTAA
- a CDS encoding glycosyltransferase family 9 protein, which translates to MKDISSLNPERILVCQLRQIGDVLLATPSIRLLKERFPNAEIEVFTEKKCAPVLENNPHISKVWALDKNEVASPLKALGYYARVGRGKDLIIDFQQLPRTRWVAMLSGAPVRLTFTPPWYNKFVYTHYRRNDDGYAAKCKASILKLLGIEWDRHPPEIFLSDEEKAFADDFLKRIGATEGVVTVDPSHRRKTRKWPEEHFAGLIRGIREEHPGLKFVLLYGPGEVDVCRKVADLAGEGAVIPEDMLSLRQMAAVQQRALLHMGNCSAPRHMAVAVGTPSLVVHGATGFAWRFPSEDHVGVIKKLPCQPCNENECSHISCLKELTPAECLPQALKLVRNSLDAQAEQTDG; encoded by the coding sequence ATGAAAGATATATCCTCCCTGAATCCCGAGCGAATCCTGGTCTGTCAGTTGCGTCAGATCGGTGATGTGCTGCTTGCCACGCCTTCCATTAGGTTGCTGAAAGAGCGTTTCCCGAACGCGGAGATTGAAGTCTTCACGGAAAAGAAGTGCGCGCCCGTGCTGGAGAACAATCCGCACATATCCAAGGTGTGGGCGCTGGACAAAAACGAGGTTGCCTCTCCGCTGAAGGCTCTCGGGTATTATGCCCGCGTCGGGCGAGGCAAGGATCTGATCATCGATTTCCAGCAGCTGCCGAGAACCCGCTGGGTGGCCATGCTCTCTGGTGCACCCGTGCGCCTGACCTTCACGCCTCCGTGGTACAACAAGTTCGTTTACACGCATTATCGCCGCAACGATGACGGCTATGCAGCCAAATGCAAGGCGAGCATCCTCAAGCTGCTCGGCATAGAATGGGACCGACATCCGCCGGAAATCTTTCTTTCCGATGAGGAAAAGGCCTTTGCCGACGATTTTCTGAAACGCATCGGGGCAACCGAAGGTGTCGTCACCGTGGATCCGAGCCACCGTCGCAAAACGCGCAAATGGCCCGAAGAGCATTTCGCGGGCTTGATCCGTGGCATCCGCGAGGAGCACCCCGGCCTGAAATTCGTTCTGCTCTATGGACCGGGCGAAGTAGACGTCTGCCGCAAAGTGGCCGATCTGGCGGGCGAGGGGGCCGTGATTCCCGAAGACATGCTGTCGCTCCGGCAGATGGCCGCGGTCCAGCAGCGCGCCTTACTGCATATGGGCAACTGTTCGGCCCCGCGCCATATGGCGGTGGCGGTCGGCACCCCATCGCTGGTGGTGCACGGTGCCACCGGGTTCGCCTGGCGGTTCCCGTCCGAAGATCATGTCGGCGTTATCAAGAAGCTGCCGTGCCAGCCCTGCAACGAAAACGAATGCAGCCATATTTCCTGCCTGAAGGAGCTGACGCCTGCCGAATGTCTGCCGCAGGCACTGAAGCTGGTGCGCAACTCGCTTGATGCACAGGCGGAGCAGACTGATGGGTAA
- the htpG gene encoding molecular chaperone HtpG: protein MGKKSTHKFKAEINQLLEILVHSLYTNKEIFLRELVSNASDALDKYRFKTQTGDMEADDTPLEIRISHDKEAGTLTVTDTGVGMTREEVRENIGTIAHSGTAQLTKLASEGKESLDTLIGRFGVGFYSVYMVADEVTLVTRSADPEAAPVEWTSDGRNDYKIRELDEDVARGTNITLKLKEDLVSQFANTEHLKHVVKKHSNFVNFPIFVEDERVNTVPALWREPKFQVKPEQYKEFYTFLTNDDTDPLDKIHVSVDAPVQYNALVFIPAIDDDMFGLGTQDNRGLDLYVRRVLIQHKNKDLLPEYLGFCKGVVDTEDLPLNISRETLQDNVLIRKISSNLTKQVYSALEKMAENDKEKYETFWRVHGKLFRAGYMDFIHKDRFVELLRFNSSACENADELISLADYAGRLKEGQKEIFYAYGPSREALSLSPHLEIFRKKGVEVLYLYEPIDEFVMDALQQYGDYQLVPAEHADLSGIEGEQEVEDKPEELSEPEQSTLDGLLGHIKTLLGDAVTDVRTTDRLSDSPACLANPDGAMTSSMDKVMRHIQKDTSIPAKVMEINPDHPLTRNLIRIYEADAQDPFVEQAARQLYESALLLEGYLQDPHALVGRIQSLLTQASGWYKK from the coding sequence ATGGGCAAAAAAAGCACGCACAAATTCAAGGCTGAAATAAACCAGCTCCTGGAAATACTGGTTCATTCCCTTTACACCAACAAAGAGATTTTCCTGAGGGAGCTCGTGTCCAACGCTTCGGACGCGCTAGACAAATACCGCTTCAAAACCCAGACGGGCGACATGGAAGCGGATGACACGCCGCTGGAAATCCGCATCTCCCACGACAAGGAAGCGGGCACCCTCACCGTCACCGATACCGGCGTGGGCATGACCCGCGAAGAAGTGCGCGAGAACATCGGCACCATCGCCCACTCCGGAACCGCCCAACTCACCAAGCTCGCATCCGAAGGCAAGGAATCCCTCGACACCCTCATTGGCCGCTTCGGCGTCGGGTTCTATTCCGTCTACATGGTGGCCGACGAAGTCACCCTCGTAACCCGCTCCGCCGATCCCGAGGCGGCTCCGGTGGAATGGACCTCCGACGGCCGCAACGACTACAAGATCCGTGAACTGGACGAAGACGTTGCCCGCGGCACCAACATCACCCTGAAGCTCAAGGAAGACCTGGTTTCCCAGTTCGCCAACACCGAGCACCTCAAGCACGTCGTTAAAAAACACTCCAATTTCGTCAACTTCCCCATCTTCGTGGAAGACGAACGCGTGAACACGGTGCCCGCCCTGTGGCGCGAACCCAAGTTTCAGGTCAAGCCGGAACAGTACAAGGAATTCTACACTTTCCTGACCAATGACGACACGGACCCGCTGGACAAGATCCACGTTTCGGTGGACGCTCCGGTGCAGTACAACGCCCTCGTCTTCATCCCGGCCATCGACGATGACATGTTCGGTCTCGGCACGCAGGACAACCGCGGTCTCGACCTCTACGTGCGCCGCGTGCTCATTCAGCACAAGAACAAGGATCTGCTGCCCGAATATCTCGGATTCTGCAAAGGCGTGGTGGACACCGAGGACCTGCCCCTGAACATCTCCCGCGAGACGCTTCAGGACAACGTGCTTATCCGCAAGATCAGCTCCAACCTCACCAAGCAGGTCTACAGCGCTCTTGAGAAGATGGCCGAGAACGACAAGGAAAAGTACGAGACCTTCTGGCGCGTGCACGGCAAGCTGTTCCGCGCCGGCTACATGGACTTCATCCACAAAGATCGCTTTGTGGAGTTGTTGCGGTTCAACTCTTCCGCCTGCGAAAACGCGGACGAGCTCATTTCGCTGGCCGATTACGCCGGACGCCTCAAGGAGGGCCAGAAGGAAATCTTCTACGCCTACGGACCGAGCCGCGAGGCCCTTTCCCTGAGCCCGCACCTCGAAATCTTCCGCAAGAAGGGCGTTGAGGTCCTGTACCTGTACGAGCCCATCGACGAGTTCGTCATGGACGCGCTCCAGCAGTACGGCGACTACCAGCTGGTTCCCGCCGAGCACGCGGACCTTTCCGGCATTGAAGGAGAGCAGGAAGTCGAAGACAAGCCCGAAGAGCTTTCCGAACCGGAACAGAGCACCCTCGACGGACTGCTTGGGCACATCAAGACCCTGCTTGGCGACGCCGTCACTGACGTGCGCACCACGGATCGCCTCTCCGACAGCCCGGCCTGCCTCGCCAACCCGGACGGCGCCATGACCAGCAGCATGGACAAGGTCATGCGACACATCCAGAAGGACACCTCCATCCCGGCCAAGGTCATGGAGATCAACCCGGACCACCCGCTGACACGCAACCTGATCCGCATCTACGAGGCGGACGCACAGGATCCCTTCGTGGAACAGGCCGCACGCCAGCTCTACGAATCCGCTCTGCTGCTCGAAGGGTACCTGCAGGATCCGCACGCTCTCGTGGGCCGCATCCAGTCCCTGCTGACGCAGGCCAGCGGCTGGTACAAGAAATAA
- a CDS encoding glycosyltransferase family 4 protein: MKIAGVLWDNLFKAGGREVFTLNLFSRFAEMGHDVTLYVPEREGRKRKALYESLPFEVRFFPRWQKLSFTRFPSLLGRWLNLEQQRHRFDVWQAMGAYPEAFLASYVSCPSTVRFYGEDIQICQELNYGIRLDLKSAARIRSSLPSLAGIVAMTPSLAKDAEAMGAHRDRIELIPNAIDFPRLQSTSDAELRHRNNIGENETVFLTVGRNHPKKGYDLIPEIAARLKGRGWKWVVVGDRGDGILDELEQKGLAEQFRFIPELKNDDHEISQGRSQMPPQALIDWFVSSDVMVLPSRLEGFSRVIAESMGAGLPVVTTDAPGCGEVLENGVHGLVAPKDDVDKLAERMNALLDSSELRFSLGESARQYANGMDWPTVAGRYLAHYEKLRTW, translated from the coding sequence TTGAAGATTGCCGGAGTCTTGTGGGATAACCTGTTCAAAGCGGGGGGGCGCGAGGTCTTCACGCTGAACCTTTTCAGCCGTTTTGCAGAAATGGGGCATGATGTCACCCTCTATGTCCCCGAAAGAGAAGGCAGAAAACGAAAGGCGCTTTATGAAAGTCTGCCGTTTGAGGTTCGCTTTTTCCCGCGGTGGCAGAAGCTATCCTTCACCAGGTTTCCATCATTGCTAGGACGTTGGCTGAATCTTGAGCAGCAGCGACACAGGTTTGATGTCTGGCAGGCAATGGGAGCATATCCTGAGGCATTTCTCGCTTCATACGTGAGTTGCCCGAGTACTGTCAGGTTTTACGGAGAGGACATTCAGATTTGCCAGGAGTTGAACTACGGCATTCGGCTTGATCTGAAAAGTGCCGCAAGAATACGATCTTCTTTGCCAAGTTTAGCGGGCATCGTGGCTATGACTCCGTCTCTTGCGAAGGATGCAGAAGCAATGGGGGCCCATAGGGACCGCATCGAGCTGATTCCCAACGCCATTGATTTTCCCCGACTCCAATCCACATCCGATGCGGAATTGCGGCATCGGAACAATATTGGCGAGAACGAAACGGTTTTTTTGACAGTGGGCAGAAACCACCCCAAAAAGGGCTATGATCTGATTCCCGAGATTGCCGCCCGTCTGAAAGGCAGGGGCTGGAAATGGGTTGTGGTCGGAGACAGGGGAGACGGCATACTCGACGAGCTTGAGCAAAAAGGGCTGGCAGAGCAGTTCCGTTTTATTCCCGAGTTGAAGAACGACGATCATGAAATCAGCCAAGGGCGCAGCCAGATGCCGCCTCAGGCACTGATCGATTGGTTCGTGTCTTCGGACGTGATGGTGCTGCCTTCTCGGCTGGAGGGCTTTTCACGTGTCATTGCCGAATCCATGGGTGCCGGCCTGCCGGTGGTGACAACTGATGCTCCAGGGTGCGGCGAGGTGCTGGAGAACGGTGTACACGGTCTTGTTGCTCCAAAAGACGATGTGGATAAGCTTGCTGAGCGGATGAATGCCCTACTGGATTCATCGGAACTAAGATTCAGTCTGGGGGAAAGTGCCCGGCAGTATGCCAACGGAATGGACTGGCCCACGGTTGCAGGACGATATCTGGCGCATTATGAGAAGCTGAGAACATGGTAA
- a CDS encoding NAD-dependent epimerase/dehydratase family protein, producing MHIVILGGDGYLGWPTAMYLSRKGHQVTVVDNYFRRESCRELDVAMLYDVPSLPERARIWHELTGLEIKVVLADLAQPENVRNLFSGDVSYDWAVNENFTGVPEAVVHYAEQPSAPYSLIDHNHANTTITNNLLVTNNLMFAVKDMAPDVHIVKLGTMGEYGTPNIDIEEGWIDISHKGREDKFLFPRQAGSIYHTSKIMDTDLLWFGVRMWDLKVTDLMQGPVYGVDTDESLLDPRLRTIFNYDEVFGTVVNRFIVQAVVGYPLTVYGKGGQTRGYLNIKDTLQCVHKALETPAEAGELRIFNQIMETLSVNQIADLIATVGKTRGHAVEVKQLENPRKEAEEHYYNPVYQGLLDLGVIPHYLTEKVVREMFEVVEKHKSTIRKAIIFKGIKW from the coding sequence ATGCATATTGTAATTCTTGGTGGAGACGGCTATCTGGGCTGGCCCACCGCCATGTACCTTTCAAGAAAAGGGCATCAAGTAACCGTGGTTGACAACTACTTCCGACGCGAAAGCTGCCGCGAGCTGGATGTTGCCATGCTTTACGACGTCCCCTCGCTGCCTGAGCGCGCACGTATTTGGCACGAACTTACCGGGCTTGAAATCAAGGTGGTTCTGGCCGATTTGGCCCAGCCCGAGAATGTTCGCAACCTCTTTTCCGGCGACGTTTCCTACGACTGGGCTGTAAACGAAAACTTTACAGGCGTGCCCGAGGCGGTTGTCCACTATGCGGAGCAGCCTTCCGCTCCTTATTCGCTGATAGATCACAATCACGCGAACACCACGATCACCAACAACCTTCTCGTCACCAACAACCTGATGTTCGCCGTCAAGGACATGGCCCCCGATGTGCACATTGTCAAACTCGGTACCATGGGCGAATACGGCACTCCGAATATTGATATTGAGGAAGGCTGGATTGACATCAGCCACAAGGGACGTGAAGACAAATTTCTTTTCCCGAGACAGGCCGGGTCGATCTATCACACGAGCAAAATCATGGACACCGATCTGCTCTGGTTCGGCGTTCGTATGTGGGACCTGAAGGTGACCGACCTCATGCAGGGTCCGGTATACGGCGTGGATACCGACGAGTCCCTGCTGGATCCCAGATTAAGAACAATCTTCAACTATGATGAAGTCTTCGGAACCGTGGTGAACCGCTTCATCGTTCAAGCTGTTGTAGGGTATCCTCTCACCGTCTACGGAAAAGGCGGCCAGACTCGCGGATACCTCAACATCAAGGATACCCTTCAGTGCGTCCACAAAGCGCTGGAGACTCCAGCTGAGGCTGGCGAACTGCGCATTTTCAACCAGATCATGGAAACACTGAGCGTCAACCAGATTGCCGACCTTATCGCAACCGTAGGAAAAACCCGAGGGCACGCGGTAGAAGTCAAGCAACTTGAAAACCCAAGAAAAGAAGCCGAAGAGCACTACTACAACCCAGTATATCAAGGCCTTCTCGATCTTGGCGTCATCCCGCACTACCTTACCGAAAAGGTGGTCAGGGAGATGTTTGAAGTGGTGGAAAAGCATAAATCCACCATCAGAAAAGCGATTATCTTCAAAGGGATTAAGTGGTGA
- a CDS encoding MauE/DoxX family redox-associated membrane protein: protein MKKIVLSKPVQMALRLAVGGAFIVAGVIKLQDPWAFAMVIDGYGLTPGWADLPLAYGLPILEVVSGAGLIFNIRWTLELVAAQLLLFVGVLAYGMYLGLDVDCGCFGPGDPEGQAYSGMGDSMIRDLIMLAALAAVYWRRKAMQEPPRSMAVILKPFGGVRR, encoded by the coding sequence GTGAAGAAGATTGTCCTCAGCAAACCCGTTCAAATGGCATTGCGGCTTGCGGTCGGCGGCGCATTCATCGTCGCGGGCGTCATCAAGCTGCAGGACCCGTGGGCGTTCGCCATGGTCATAGACGGGTACGGGCTGACCCCCGGCTGGGCCGATCTGCCGCTTGCGTATGGGTTGCCGATCCTTGAGGTCGTCAGTGGGGCGGGCCTCATCTTCAACATCAGATGGACATTGGAGTTGGTGGCAGCGCAGCTGTTGCTGTTCGTCGGGGTTCTTGCCTACGGCATGTACCTCGGGTTGGACGTCGATTGCGGCTGTTTCGGCCCCGGCGATCCGGAAGGGCAGGCATATTCGGGCATGGGCGATTCGATGATTCGCGACCTGATCATGCTTGCAGCCCTTGCCGCGGTGTACTGGCGCCGAAAGGCGATGCAGGAGCCGCCACGCTCCATGGCCGTTATCCTGAAACCATTCGGAGGAGTGAGGCGATGA
- a CDS encoding glycosyltransferase: MGKPATERRLKVALVIGGLPYGGVETSFLLVARRLRELGHEPVIINVSGTGEYESVYREYGFDPIHAGESKKVLKTSRLDTALRLRRILRDLNPDIIHTAHFSANYHVRIGAVGLGIPVIMHCRNIKRMKSFRRFADKVLSRVTTKYLAVSKAVAEVVQQDHNVTGRPVQVLYNAISSEKMNVEPADLSEFPQLEGQGPLVVVCSRLVKQKNVDVIIRAFVRALDAVPDMRMLVMGDGSERDALTALAVGEGVADKVAFAGFRQDAPALLRAAAARKAVFAMVSDYEGFSNALTEAMYCGIPAVISEHVPNREVTGEAARVVPIDEASVAASLETILTDAELYDRMSAQAVTVAEQLTIEPHVDELVAVYRELVGGDGAA; encoded by the coding sequence ATGGGTAAACCGGCTACGGAACGGAGACTGAAGGTCGCGCTCGTCATAGGCGGGTTGCCTTACGGCGGCGTGGAGACTTCGTTTCTGCTCGTGGCGAGAAGGCTGCGAGAGCTGGGGCATGAGCCGGTTATCATCAATGTTTCCGGCACAGGCGAGTACGAATCGGTTTACAGGGAATACGGCTTCGACCCCATCCATGCCGGGGAGAGCAAGAAGGTACTCAAGACGAGCCGCCTCGACACGGCGCTGCGGCTTCGCAGGATTTTACGCGACCTGAACCCGGACATCATTCATACCGCGCATTTTTCCGCCAACTATCACGTGCGCATCGGCGCGGTGGGACTCGGCATCCCGGTCATCATGCACTGCCGAAACATCAAGCGGATGAAGTCGTTCCGCCGCTTTGCGGACAAAGTCCTTTCCCGTGTCACCACGAAATACCTTGCCGTATCGAAAGCCGTGGCCGAGGTGGTGCAACAGGATCACAACGTGACGGGCAGGCCGGTTCAGGTGTTGTACAACGCCATTTCGAGTGAGAAAATGAACGTCGAGCCGGCGGACTTGAGTGAATTTCCTCAACTGGAGGGACAGGGGCCGCTGGTGGTCGTCTGCTCGCGTCTGGTAAAGCAGAAGAACGTGGATGTGATTATCCGGGCGTTCGTGCGGGCTCTTGATGCGGTGCCGGACATGCGGATGCTCGTCATGGGTGACGGTTCCGAGCGGGATGCACTCACGGCGTTGGCGGTCGGCGAGGGCGTCGCGGACAAGGTGGCCTTTGCCGGATTCCGCCAGGACGCGCCCGCGTTGCTTCGTGCCGCTGCGGCGAGAAAGGCGGTTTTCGCCATGGTCTCCGACTACGAGGGCTTTTCCAATGCGCTGACCGAGGCCATGTACTGCGGCATCCCTGCGGTGATCAGTGAGCACGTGCCCAACCGTGAGGTGACCGGAGAAGCAGCCAGAGTGGTGCCGATTGATGAAGCATCCGTCGCCGCAAGTCTTGAGACCATCCTGACGGACGCCGAACTCTATGACCGCATGAGTGCCCAAGCCGTCACGGTGGCGGAGCAGTTGACCATCGAACCGCACGTTGACGAGCTGGTTGCCGTTTACCGCGAGTTGGTTGGCGGGGATGGAGCGGCGTAG
- a CDS encoding rhodanese-like domain-containing protein, with product MKLKGIFAALAAILVMGMLTGCLGEDKFKQEVEKEAGAVKLVREVQRGDYDVITTAELKQLIDAKEEMVIVDTMPLEASYEKNHIPGAVQFLFPIPDMKTWNTDETAGKTKADYEKLLGPDKDKLIVVYCGFVKCTRSHNGAAWARKLGYTNVKRHPGGIFAWKGAEYPVETGK from the coding sequence ATGAAGTTGAAAGGAATTTTCGCGGCCCTTGCGGCCATTCTCGTGATGGGTATGCTCACCGGCTGCCTCGGCGAAGACAAGTTCAAGCAGGAAGTTGAGAAGGAAGCCGGAGCCGTCAAACTGGTGCGCGAGGTGCAGCGCGGCGATTACGACGTGATCACCACCGCAGAGCTCAAGCAGCTCATCGACGCCAAAGAGGAAATGGTTATCGTGGATACCATGCCGCTGGAAGCCAGCTACGAAAAGAACCACATCCCCGGCGCCGTCCAGTTCCTGTTCCCGATCCCCGACATGAAGACCTGGAACACCGACGAAACCGCAGGCAAGACCAAGGCCGACTATGAGAAGCTCCTCGGCCCGGACAAGGACAAGCTCATTGTGGTCTATTGCGGATTCGTGAAGTGCACCCGCTCCCACAACGGCGCGGCTTGGGCCCGCAAGCTCGGCTACACCAACGTGAAGCGGCACCCCGGCGGCATCTTCGCATGGAAGGGCGCCGAATACCCCGTGGAGACGGGCAAGTAG
- a CDS encoding NAD-dependent epimerase/dehydratase family protein produces the protein MEKWLITGGCGFIGLNLIKHLIKQGGVTIRIVDNLSVGSRERLRQVVEYSNAEPDEEYGPAGSVQLVVGDVTDMERMKNITRETDVVVHLAANTGVPKSVDDPQMDFYQNVEGTFVTLEAARYNKVKRFIFASSGAPAGICVPPITEQMPPRPISPYGASKLAGEGYCSAYYGSYGIETVALRFSNVYGPLSGHKTSVVAKFINEAIQNSPWIVYGDGSQTRDFLYIDDLVQAIVQATTVDDVGGEVFQIATGVEVSVQAMLEKLSMEMVRHGYKGAEVQYHSPRKGDVMRNYSDVTKANTLLKWKAETTLEEGLAKTLEWFCKS, from the coding sequence ATGGAAAAATGGCTTATTACTGGCGGATGTGGTTTTATCGGTTTAAACCTTATTAAGCATCTTATAAAACAAGGTGGTGTGACCATCCGCATTGTGGACAACCTTTCTGTTGGTTCTAGGGAGAGGTTACGGCAGGTCGTTGAGTATTCTAATGCAGAACCAGACGAAGAATATGGTCCAGCTGGAAGTGTTCAGCTTGTCGTTGGTGATGTGACTGATATGGAGAGGATGAAAAATATTACAAGAGAAACGGATGTCGTTGTTCACCTTGCGGCGAACACTGGGGTGCCCAAGTCCGTTGATGACCCTCAGATGGATTTTTATCAAAATGTAGAAGGTACTTTTGTTACTCTTGAGGCGGCTCGTTATAATAAAGTAAAAAGATTTATTTTTGCTTCTAGTGGAGCCCCTGCCGGGATTTGTGTTCCACCGATTACAGAACAAATGCCCCCTCGCCCTATATCGCCTTACGGGGCAAGCAAGCTAGCTGGAGAAGGGTATTGCTCCGCATACTATGGTTCTTATGGTATAGAAACAGTTGCTTTAAGATTCAGCAATGTCTATGGGCCATTGTCGGGGCATAAGACAAGCGTTGTTGCTAAATTTATTAATGAGGCCATTCAAAATTCTCCATGGATTGTTTATGGAGACGGGTCACAGACTCGAGATTTTCTTTATATAGATGACTTGGTTCAGGCGATAGTTCAGGCCACCACAGTGGATGATGTTGGAGGAGAGGTCTTCCAAATCGCAACCGGTGTAGAAGTGTCTGTACAGGCTATGCTGGAAAAACTATCTATGGAAATGGTCCGCCATGGATACAAAGGGGCCGAGGTTCAATATCACTCTCCAAGGAAGGGAGATGTGATGCGAAACTATTCTGATGTAACTAAGGCAAACACTCTTTTGAAGTGGAAGGCAGAAACAACTCTTGAGGAAGGTTTGGCAAAGACTTTGGAGTGGTTTTGTAAAAGCTAG
- a CDS encoding class I SAM-dependent methyltransferase, with product MHLKKIRPYLTGELFHSPLNVDLPQKKFPKMERDSFLRKTLSGKKVLHVGYVAQKNLPERIAKGSWLHGQLLEVTERCMGVDINCEGVEWLRNEHDIGDAVCIDVEKDHCQEIADGQWDYALLGEVLEHVHNPVSFLKSFKRYDSIKRVLVTVPNLLNIKNYQLMFDYKESINSDHRFSFTPFNLCKTLTTAGFHVEDINFCVLTKNLPAPVKWKHSLDKRIGKGDGYPFYAFEKLVVTAANGITSE from the coding sequence ATGCATTTAAAAAAAATAAGACCGTATCTTACTGGTGAGCTTTTCCACTCTCCTCTTAATGTGGACCTTCCACAGAAGAAATTTCCAAAGATGGAAAGAGATTCTTTTCTGCGAAAAACTCTAAGCGGTAAGAAAGTTCTCCATGTTGGATATGTGGCACAAAAGAATCTACCAGAGCGAATAGCTAAAGGTTCATGGCTTCATGGGCAACTTTTAGAGGTGACAGAGAGGTGCATGGGGGTTGATATTAACTGTGAAGGTGTGGAGTGGTTAAGAAACGAGCATGATATAGGTGACGCAGTTTGTATTGATGTGGAAAAAGATCACTGTCAGGAAATCGCCGACGGACAATGGGATTATGCTCTACTCGGCGAAGTGTTGGAACATGTCCATAATCCCGTAAGTTTTCTTAAGTCATTCAAGAGATATGATTCTATTAAGCGAGTTCTTGTTACTGTGCCGAACCTGCTAAATATCAAAAACTACCAATTGATGTTTGACTATAAAGAATCAATAAACAGTGACCATAGATTCAGTTTTACACCATTCAATCTGTGCAAGACCTTAACCACTGCGGGTTTCCATGTTGAAGATATTAATTTTTGTGTGCTGACTAAAAACTTACCAGCCCCAGTGAAATGGAAACATAGTTTGGATAAACGAATTGGTAAAGGAGATGGGTACCCTTTTTATGCGTTTGAAAAACTTGTAGTTACTGCTGCAAATGGAATTACCAGTGAATAG
- a CDS encoding helix-turn-helix domain-containing protein, with product MTGKKLLSVAEIARELDIPESTVHYWKNRFAQHLPSVGKGRQKRFKPEAVEVFSTISRMLKEGHTARDVMDSLSQSYPMQADALAETPDSDSPVQQYGMETAVKMAAAMGAEMARSISEGIRTALAAPEQAALPEDFTKATEQIAANAAEVQLLRDENAQLKEKLSIMEAEMVRLRKDRREMEKYLLDKIKSVTS from the coding sequence ATGACAGGCAAGAAGCTTCTTTCCGTTGCGGAAATCGCCCGCGAACTCGATATTCCCGAGTCCACGGTCCACTACTGGAAAAATCGGTTCGCCCAGCATCTTCCCAGTGTGGGCAAGGGGCGACAGAAGCGCTTCAAGCCGGAAGCGGTAGAGGTTTTCTCCACCATCTCCCGAATGCTCAAGGAAGGGCACACCGCCCGCGACGTCATGGACAGCCTGAGCCAGTCCTACCCCATGCAGGCCGATGCGCTGGCCGAGACCCCTGACAGCGATTCCCCCGTCCAGCAATACGGCATGGAAACCGCAGTTAAGATGGCCGCCGCCATGGGCGCCGAGATGGCCCGGTCCATCAGCGAGGGCATCCGCACCGCGCTGGCTGCGCCCGAACAGGCCGCCCTACCCGAAGACTTCACCAAGGCTACCGAACAGATCGCCGCCAACGCCGCGGAAGTCCAGCTCCTGCGCGACGAGAACGCCCAGCTCAAGGAAAAGCTCTCCATCATGGAAGCGGAAATGGTCCGCCTGCGCAAGGATCGCCGCGAAATGGAAAAGTACCTTCTTGACAAGATCAAAAGCGTGACTAGTTAG